In Candidatus Cloacimonadota bacterium, the DNA window TTCACTTTTTGGTTATCTTCATGTCTTTAACTTTTCAATAATTTAATCTTCGATCTTTTTTATTAAAACTTCTTTGTATTCTTCCATGTTATCCAGCACAGCTCCGCAGCCTTTTAAGACACAGATAAGAGGATCCGGCATCACGTGAACCGGAAGATCTACAGTATCCTGAATCTTTTTATCCAAACCTTTCAATTGAGCTCCACCGCCGGTAAGGATAACGCCGCGTTCAGCAATATCTGCAGCCAGTTCCGGAGCAGTTTTTTCGAATAATCTTTTTACAGCATCTATCATGGAAGAAACCGTTTCCGAAAGTGCTTCACGGATTTCCTCGGAAGTTATTTCCACTGTGATCGGATAGCCGGTTATAATATCCCGACCGCGAACTTCCATTTTCAGTTCTTTATCCAATGGATAAGCTGAACCGATTTCTTTTTTGATCTTTTCGGCAGTTTGAATTCCTATAAAAATATTGTTTCTCTTACGAAGATAATTTACGATTGCTTCGTCCATTTTATCGCCACCTACTCGAATGGAGGAATGAACAACAATGTGGGAAAGTGAAATTATGGCAATTTCTGTGGTTCCGCCGCCAATATCCATAACCAGGTTCCCCTGCGGTTTGTGGATGGGAAGATCGGCACCGATAGCCGCTGCAATTGGTTCCGAAACCAAATGAACTTCCCGGGCTCCGGCATGAAGAGCACTATCGCGAACAGCACGTTTTTCCACTTCGGTAATTCCGGATGGAACGCATACCAGTACCCTTGGTTTGATAAGAAGTCTTTTCTTCTGGGCCCTCAAAATGAGATTTCGCAGCATTAATTCCGTAACCTGAAAATCGGCAATCACTCCATCTTTTAATGGTTTGATGATCTTTACTTCTTCAGGGTTTTTACCCAGCATATCTTTGGCATCTGCGCCGATAGCTTTTATTTTTTTGTTATCGTTGGAAATTGCTACAACAGAGGGTTCGTCGATCACTATGCCAATACCTTTGCGATAAACAAGTGTATTTGCCGTACCTAAATCTATGGCAATATCATTTGCAAAAAAACTGGAAAATCCATTTAAAAACATAAGCCCTCCTGGGACCAGATAACACAATATTTTTTTAAACTTATTTTTTTGTTCGTTTCAACTGTCAAGTGGTTTTAATAATAATAATAAAATTAATTGCTAAACACGTATAAAGAAATTTACTAAGATTTTATGAAATATTTGATTTGATCAACATAATTTTCCAACTTACTTTTATAAAAGCAATTGACATGATTAAATATAATTTTGCTTTTAGATTTTATGATTTGATATAAAAAAGCAGGAGGATAAATGAAAAATTGGATCTATTTAGTTTTGTTGGCTTCTTTATTAATTTTTGGCTGTGATGGTTCCACCGATCCAGAAGGTGGCGAAGAAATAATAAATGTAACATTTCCTACCGGAACAACGATTTGGTTAGAATTCCAGACAAATACCTATTGCGAATGGGAAAATGCAACTGGAGCAAACGTTTATATCGAGATTTATAAAGGTGAAACTTTGGTTGGCATCTATCATATCGAAACGGAAAATACTGGTCATGTAGATAGAACAGAAGCTTTGGGAGATTGGGGAACAGGAACAAATTTTCGCTTGAAAGTTATCGATTCGGATGAAAATTTTGGTTGGAGTGAATATTTTGTTATTCAGGAACAGACTACAGGAGAAATAAACGTTACCTATCCAAATGCCAGTACAGTTTGGCAGGAATTTGCTACAAATACCTATTGTGAATGGGATAACGCAACTGGCGCTACGGTTAATATTGCTGTTTACAAAGGAACGATTTTCAAAGGTTTTTATGTGGATGAAACCAATAATGATGGTTATTACAGCAGGGAAGTTGCAAATGGTGACTGGGGCAGCGGAAGTGATTTCAGATTAAAAGTTACTGATTCCAATAATAATTTTGGCTGGAGTGGATTTTTCACGATCCAGGCTGCTGCAAATCCTGATATTGAAGTGACAACTCCCAATTCAAGTACGGTCTGGCAGGAATTTCAAACTAACACAATCGTGGAATGGGCAAATGCACCGGGAGAAACTCTGGATATAGAAGTTTATCAGGGCGACACGTATAAAGGCTTGTATGCAGATGATATCAATAATGATGGATATTACAGCAGAGAGCTTGCGCTCGACGATTGGGGAACTGGAACCAATATGAAATTGAAACTTATAGATTCTGATGGAAATAGCGGCTGGAGTGATGAATTTACTATCCAGACTGCTTCGACTCCGGATATAATCGTTACCACACCAAATTCTTCTACAATCTGGCAGGAATTTCAAACAAATACATTTGTGGAATGGTCGAATGCACAGGGATTAACTTTGGATATTGAAGTTTATCAGGGAAATAATTTTAAAGGAATGTATGCTGAAGAGATTAATAACGATGGCTATTACAGCAGAGAACTTGCGCTTGGTGACTGGGGAAGCGGCACTAACATGAAATTGAAGTTTATCGCTTCTGGAAGAAATACAGGTTGGAGTGATGAATTTACAATTGAAGCTGTAACTCCAGGACAGATCGATGTGCTTTATCCTGATGGAACAACTGTCTGGACAGAATACCAATTCAATACCGAATGTGATTGGAGCGGAGCTGTGGGAGATTCCATTTTTATCGAGATCTTCAAAGCAGATGTTTATGTAGACATGTATCATAACTGGACAGCAAACGATGGACATTGCAGCCAGAATGATGCTCTGGGAGATTGGGGAACCGGTAGCGATTTCCAGTTGAAAGTGATTGATGCCGAAGGAAATTTCGGTTTCAGTGATTACTTTACCATTCAAGCACTCACCGATCCCATTACTATAATCTATCCCGACAATAGCACGATCTGGCAGCAGTTTGAAGTAGACACATATTGCGATTGGATAAATGCATCAGGTCCAACCGTTTATATCGAAATTTACAA includes these proteins:
- a CDS encoding rod shape-determining protein; translated protein: MFLNGFSSFFANDIAIDLGTANTLVYRKGIGIVIDEPSVVAISNDNKKIKAIGADAKDMLGKNPEEVKIIKPLKDGVIADFQVTELMLRNLILRAQKKRLLIKPRVLVCVPSGITEVEKRAVRDSALHAGAREVHLVSEPIAAAIGADLPIHKPQGNLVMDIGGGTTEIAIISLSHIVVHSSIRVGGDKMDEAIVNYLRKRNNIFIGIQTAEKIKKEIGSAYPLDKELKMEVRGRDIITGYPITVEITSEEIREALSETVSSMIDAVKRLFEKTAPELAADIAERGVILTGGGAQLKGLDKKIQDTVDLPVHVMPDPLICVLKGCGAVLDNMEEYKEVLIKKIED